A region of the Carya illinoinensis cultivar Pawnee chromosome 16, C.illinoinensisPawnee_v1, whole genome shotgun sequence genome:
CTAGCATGCTACTTTGTTGTGATTTGATTCCCCCTGAAAAACAAATACATTCTTGCAATCTAAAGCTTTTGATGCTGCCAACCAACACCCGCTCCAAAAGTCATGTGTAGTTACTGTGTATTGACTGCAAATGTGCAGGGTTATTTTTCTCCCACTTTGGATATTTCATGCAGTTGTTGCCCGAGGAAGATTCTCATTACCTGCTCCATCAGTTCCACATAATCGTCATGTATGTCTTTATGCTCATCTTCAGTTCTAGAGATTATTATATGTGATCAATTCTCAAATTAGTTTTGTGAATGAAAGAACCTCAGAACTATGTTCATGATATACAAATGTGTGCCTCTAAAATTTCTCTTTCTTGCACAGTGGGCACTATGCCATGCAATTGTTGCGACCCCATTGCTTATTGCGTTTGAGTTGCTCCTTTGTATATATCTTGAGAGTGTTTATGGTAAACAACTGACACCCTCTTATTGGTTATTTACCATTCGGATTGAGATATAGTTCTAAGGCCTTCCAATATATACTCCCCTTTTGGGACAGAACGGTGGGACACTCCCCTTTTGAATCATattgt
Encoded here:
- the LOC122298392 gene encoding transmembrane protein 185-like codes for the protein MMSWLRVLKSVQAVAAHGLLLCFTFLLVLKLDQVIFNSWWVIFLPLWIFHAVVARGRFSLPAPSVPHNRHWALCHAIVATPLLIAFELLLCIYLESVYGKQLTPSYWLFTIRIEI